The following are encoded together in the Salvia hispanica cultivar TCC Black 2014 chromosome 6, UniMelb_Shisp_WGS_1.0, whole genome shotgun sequence genome:
- the LOC125195012 gene encoding uncharacterized protein LOC125195012, giving the protein MVAIRQLAYGTTADMFDEYLHVGETTGRSCLKNFGKGVVEAFGDTYLRRPTADDCQSLMRMHETGKNFLTAWRGQSTSGYKGSHPTMILEAVADHHLWIWHAYFGVAGSNNDINLLNSSTLFADQCRGRGPTIEFTANGRRYHMWYYLADGIYPRWSVFVKTITCPIGDRRVLFAAKQESMRKDVERAFGVLQSRWEIVKGPVHFWFKEVIADVMYACVIMHNMIVEQEVGRVTDWVDDEAGSSSSTTTPPVTRGLPMGFGEVLERHTSMRSQQDHVQLMNDMIEEVWGATAIEHL; this is encoded by the exons ATGGTTGCGATCCGAcagttggcctacggcacCACAgcggatatgttcgacgagtaccttcacGTCGGGGAGACAACTGGCCGCAGTTGTCTAAAGAATTTTGGTAAGGGAGTTGTGGAGGCTTTTGGCGACACATATTTGCGACGCCCGACTGCGGATGATTGCCAGAGCCTGATGAGGATGCACGAGACG GGGAAGAACTTCCTGACGGCATGGAGAGGCCAATCTACTAGTGGCTACAAGGGCAGccacccgacgatgatcctcgaagcCGTCGCTGACCACCACCTCTGGATTTGGCATGCCTACTTCggtgtagccgggtcgaacaacgacatcaacctCCTCAACTCGTCCACCCTCTTCGCCGATCAGTGCAGGGGTCGCGGCCCGACCATCGAGTTCACTGCCAACGGCCGCAGATATCATATGTGGTACTATTTGGCCGATGGCATATACCCAAGGTGGTCTgtttttgtgaagacgatcaccTGCCCAATTGGAGACAGGAGAGTCTTGTTTGCGGCAAAGCAGGAGTCTATGCGGAAGGATGTGGAACGGgcttttggggtgctccaatcgcggtgGGAAATCGTGAAAGGTCCAGTGCATTTCTGGTTCAAGGAAGTCATCGCCGacgtcatgtatgcgtgcgtcatcatgcataacatgatagtcgaacaagAAGTTGGACGTGTCACCGATTGGGTGGATGATGAGGCCGGATCAAGCTCCAGCACTACGACCCCGCCTGTGACTCGAGGATTACCGATGGGCTTCGGTGAGGTTCTAGAGAGACATACCTCAATGCGCAGCCAACAAGACCATGTGCAGCTCATGaacgacatgattgaagaagtttggggCGCCACGGCCATTGAgcatttgtag
- the LOC125195013 gene encoding protein CUP-SHAPED COTYLEDON 2-like: MANSNYRCYYERSSEETNLPPGFRFHPTDDELITFYLLKKVLDSSFTTRAIADADLNKSEPWHLPGKAKMGEKEWYFFSLRDRKYPTGLRTNRATEAGYWKATGKDREIYSPKTCALVGMKKTLVFYRGRAPKGLKTNWVMHEFRLEGKLAYHYFSRNSEDEWVISRVFEKTGAKKRASEEVSSHVSCFSMAAPELPMHNYPQFGKHNVSFPTLKSLQENLHLPLVYPTPTPSLPHMSGDHVFGEGQWAAVEEHKVCGTELDCMWN, from the exons ATGGCTAATAGTAATTACCGGTGCTACTACGAGAGATCATCAGAGGAGACGAATCTACCCCCCGGCTTCCGCTTCCACCCCACCGACGACGAACTCATCACCTTCTACCTCCTGAAGAAGGTCCTCGACTCCTCCTTCACCACCCGCGCCATCGCCGACGCCGATCTCAACAAATCCGAGCCCTGGCACCTCCCCGGGAAAGCGAAAATGGGGGAGAAGGAGTGGTACTTTTTCAGCCTCCGCGACCGGAAATACCCGACCGGGTTACGCACGAACCGGGCCACGGAGGCGGGTTACTGGAAGGCGACGGGCAAGGACCGCGAGATTTACAGCCCTAAAACATGCGCCCTTGTTGGGATGAAGAAAACCCTAGTTTTCTACCGCGGCAGAGCCCCAAAGGGCCTCAAAACCAACTGGGTTATGCATGAGTTCCGCCTCGAAGGCAAGCTCGCCTATCACTACTTCTCCCGAAACTCCGAG GATGAGTGGGTGATCTCCCGAGTTTTTGAAAAGACCGGGGCGAAGAAGAGGGCTTCGGAGGAAGTGAGCTCGCACGTGTCCTGTTTCTCCATGGCTGCACCGGAGCTCCCGATGCATAATTATCCGCAATTTGGCAAGCACAATGTGAGCTTTCCTACTCTCAAGTCGCTCCAGGAGAATCTGCATCTGCCTTTGGTTTATCCAACTCCGACTCCGTCTCTGCCGCACATGAGCGGTGATCATGTTTTCGGGGAAGGGCAGTgggcggcggtggaggagCATAAGGTTTGCGGCACCGAGCTGGATTGCATGTGGAATTAG